Proteins encoded by one window of Streptomyces sp. NBC_01571:
- a CDS encoding discoidin domain-containing protein — protein sequence MTRHKPRSWRRRAATAVLASSVMVLGMPAIGAHAAGGPNAAADAATKAGSALGAHTAASVTDGDADTYWQAGKKSAQWVQTDLGRTKRVRQVVLRLPEAWQTRKQTLALQGSADGKSFATLKSSAQYVFSPGNGNTVKVSFPATLARYVRADFSKNSVASTAQLAEMQVLTTAASTPNLAQGKPFSESGHADVYGAGNAGDGNRATYWESTNNAFPQWLQVDLGSSVKVNQVALRLPSGWPSRSQTLKVQGSTDNQNFTDLTASKAYTFDSGDDQSATISFDTTTTRYVRVLITANTGWPAGQLSELEVYGPATGDIQAPTAPSNLSYTEPATGQIKLAWGAASDDTDVTGYDIYANGQLRASVAGNVLTYTDNQPAGSDITYFVRAKDAAGNVSSNSNSVTRKGSGGDTQAPTAPGNLAYTQSGSDVKLTWQASSDNVKVTGYDVYANDQLVKSVAGDVLTYTDTPSAAATVTYYVKAKDAAGNVSVASNSVTRPGSGGGSNLAEGKPIEASSYTFTYVATNANDGLTSTYWESGGGAYPATLTTKLGANADLSQVVVKLSPDAAWSTRTQNIQVLGRDQDATAFTSLAAAKDYTFSPTSGNTVTIPVSGSAADIQLKFTSNTGAPGAQVAEFQVIGTPAANPDLKVTGITNTPSAPVESDAVSLTATVTNSGTKAAKATDLNFTLGGTKVATADVPALAAGETKTVTASIGARDAGSYPVGAEVDPSNKVIEQNDANNVFTRSDALVVKPVSSSDLVAAPVSWTPSSASAGDDVKFTVAIKNQGTTDSASGSHGVTLTIQDSKGATVKTLSGSYSGVIASGQTTAPVSLGSWTGANGKYTVKTVIADDANELPVKRANNTTTQPLFIGRGADMPYDMYEAEDGTVGGGAKVVGPNRTIGDAAGEASGRKAVTLTGTGQYVEWTTRAATNSLVTRFSIPDGTDTTLDVYVDGQFLKAIDLTSKYAWLYGNETAPGNSPGSGAPRHIYDEANLLLGKTVPAGSRIRLQKDAANSSSYYDIDFINTEQATAAANPDPAAYTVPAGFAHQDVQNALDKVRMDTTGKLVGVYLPAGDYETSSKFQVYGKAVQVVGAGPWFTRFHAPSSQENTDIGFRAEASAKGSTFAGFSYFGNYTSRIDGPGKVFDFSNVSDITIDNIWVEHMVCLYWGANTDNMTIKNSRIRDTFADGINMTNGSTDNHVVNNDARATGDDSFALFSAIDAGGADEKNNLYENLTSTLTWRAAGIAVYGGYANTFRNIRVADTLVYSGITISSLDFGYPMNGFGTDPTTIENVSLDRTGGHFWGSQVFPAIWAFSASKVFQGIRVNDVDIDDSTYGGVMFQTNYVGGQPQFPVKDTIFTDISITNSKKSGDAFDAKSGFGIWANELPEPGQGPAVGEATFRNLRMSGNAQDVRNTTSTFKINIE from the coding sequence ATGACTCGACACAAGCCCAGATCCTGGAGACGGCGCGCAGCAACCGCTGTGCTCGCCTCCTCCGTCATGGTGCTAGGCATGCCCGCCATCGGTGCCCACGCGGCGGGCGGCCCCAACGCCGCCGCGGACGCCGCGACCAAGGCCGGCAGCGCCCTCGGCGCACACACGGCCGCCAGCGTCACCGACGGTGACGCCGACACCTATTGGCAAGCCGGGAAGAAGTCGGCCCAGTGGGTGCAGACGGACCTCGGCCGGACCAAGCGCGTCCGCCAGGTCGTGCTGCGTCTGCCCGAGGCCTGGCAGACCCGCAAACAGACGCTTGCGCTTCAAGGCAGCGCCGACGGAAAGAGCTTCGCCACGCTCAAGTCGTCGGCGCAGTACGTCTTCAGCCCCGGCAACGGCAACACGGTGAAGGTCTCCTTCCCCGCGACCCTCGCGCGTTACGTACGAGCGGACTTCAGCAAGAACTCGGTCGCCTCCACCGCTCAGCTCGCCGAGATGCAGGTCCTCACGACCGCCGCCTCGACCCCCAACCTCGCCCAGGGCAAGCCCTTCAGCGAGAGTGGGCACGCCGACGTCTACGGCGCGGGCAACGCCGGTGACGGCAACCGGGCCACCTACTGGGAGAGCACGAACAACGCCTTCCCGCAGTGGCTCCAGGTCGACCTCGGGTCCTCGGTCAAGGTGAACCAGGTGGCCCTGCGGCTGCCCAGCGGATGGCCGAGCCGCAGTCAGACGCTCAAGGTCCAGGGTTCCACCGACAACCAGAACTTCACGGACCTGACGGCCTCGAAGGCGTACACCTTCGACAGCGGCGACGACCAGTCGGCGACCATCAGCTTCGACACCACCACGACCCGGTACGTGCGCGTGCTGATCACGGCCAACACCGGCTGGCCGGCAGGGCAGTTGTCCGAACTCGAGGTCTACGGGCCGGCGACCGGCGACATCCAGGCGCCCACGGCGCCGTCGAACCTGAGCTACACCGAGCCGGCCACCGGGCAGATCAAGCTGGCCTGGGGCGCCGCGAGCGATGACACGGATGTCACCGGCTACGACATCTACGCCAACGGCCAGTTGCGGGCGAGCGTCGCCGGGAACGTCCTGACGTACACCGACAATCAGCCGGCCGGCAGCGACATCACGTACTTCGTGCGGGCCAAGGACGCCGCGGGCAACGTCTCCTCCAACAGCAACAGCGTCACCCGCAAGGGATCGGGCGGCGACACCCAGGCCCCCACCGCGCCCGGCAACCTCGCCTACACGCAGTCCGGCAGCGACGTGAAGCTCACCTGGCAGGCGTCGAGCGACAACGTCAAGGTCACCGGCTACGACGTCTACGCCAATGACCAGCTGGTCAAGTCCGTCGCGGGTGACGTCCTGACGTACACCGACACCCCGTCGGCGGCGGCCACGGTCACCTATTACGTGAAGGCGAAGGACGCCGCCGGGAACGTGTCGGTGGCGAGCAACAGCGTCACCAGGCCCGGCTCGGGCGGGGGCTCCAACCTGGCCGAGGGCAAGCCGATCGAGGCTTCCTCGTACACCTTCACGTACGTCGCCACCAACGCCAACGACGGTCTGACGAGCACCTATTGGGAGAGCGGGGGTGGCGCCTATCCGGCCACCCTCACCACCAAGCTGGGCGCCAACGCCGACCTCAGCCAGGTCGTCGTCAAGCTCAGTCCGGACGCGGCCTGGTCGACGCGCACGCAGAACATCCAGGTGCTCGGCCGCGACCAGGACGCGACGGCCTTCACCAGCCTCGCGGCCGCGAAGGACTACACGTTCTCGCCGACGAGCGGCAACACGGTGACCATCCCGGTCTCCGGCTCCGCCGCCGACATCCAGCTCAAGTTCACCTCCAACACCGGCGCTCCGGGCGCGCAGGTCGCCGAGTTCCAGGTCATCGGCACCCCCGCCGCCAACCCGGACCTCAAGGTCACCGGCATCACGAACACGCCCTCGGCTCCCGTCGAGTCCGACGCCGTCAGCCTCACCGCGACCGTGACCAACAGCGGCACCAAGGCGGCCAAGGCCACCGACCTGAACTTCACCCTGGGGGGAACGAAGGTCGCCACGGCGGACGTCCCCGCCCTCGCCGCGGGTGAGACGAAGACGGTCACCGCGAGCATCGGCGCCCGGGACGCGGGCAGTTACCCGGTCGGCGCCGAGGTGGACCCGTCGAACAAGGTCATCGAGCAGAACGACGCGAACAACGTCTTCACCCGCTCGGACGCCCTCGTCGTCAAGCCCGTCTCCAGCTCCGACCTGGTCGCGGCGCCGGTTTCCTGGACTCCGTCCAGCGCCTCGGCGGGTGACGACGTCAAGTTCACCGTCGCGATCAAGAACCAGGGCACGACGGACTCGGCCTCCGGTTCCCACGGCGTCACCTTGACGATTCAGGATTCCAAGGGCGCGACCGTCAAGACGCTCAGCGGCTCCTACAGCGGCGTCATCGCCTCGGGCCAGACGACCGCTCCGGTGAGCCTCGGTTCGTGGACGGGCGCCAACGGCAAGTACACCGTCAAGACGGTCATCGCCGACGACGCCAACGAACTTCCGGTCAAGCGCGCCAACAACACCACCACCCAGCCCCTGTTCATCGGCCGCGGCGCGGACATGCCGTACGACATGTACGAGGCCGAGGACGGCACGGTCGGAGGCGGCGCCAAGGTCGTCGGCCCGAACCGGACCATCGGCGACGCGGCCGGCGAGGCGAGCGGCCGCAAGGCGGTGACCCTCACCGGGACCGGCCAGTACGTCGAGTGGACCACGCGCGCGGCGACCAACAGCCTGGTGACCCGATTCTCGATCCCGGACGGCACCGACACGACACTCGACGTCTACGTGGACGGCCAGTTCCTGAAGGCGATCGACCTCACGTCGAAGTACGCCTGGCTCTACGGCAACGAGACCGCGCCCGGCAACTCGCCCGGCTCCGGTGCTCCGCGCCACATCTACGACGAGGCGAACCTGCTGCTCGGCAAGACCGTGCCGGCCGGTTCCAGGATCCGGCTCCAGAAGGACGCCGCCAACTCCTCCTCCTACTACGACATCGACTTCATCAACACCGAGCAGGCGACGGCCGCCGCGAACCCGGACCCGGCCGCCTACACGGTCCCGGCCGGCTTCGCGCACCAGGACGTGCAGAACGCGCTCGACAAGGTCCGTATGGACACCACGGGCAAGCTCGTCGGCGTCTACCTGCCCGCCGGTGACTACGAGACCTCCAGCAAGTTCCAGGTCTACGGCAAGGCGGTCCAGGTCGTCGGTGCCGGACCGTGGTTCACCCGCTTCCACGCCCCCTCCTCGCAGGAGAACACGGACATCGGCTTCCGGGCCGAGGCGAGCGCCAAGGGCTCGACGTTCGCCGGCTTCTCCTACTTCGGCAACTACACGTCCCGGATCGACGGCCCGGGCAAGGTGTTCGACTTCTCCAACGTCTCCGACATCACCATCGACAACATCTGGGTCGAGCACATGGTGTGTCTCTACTGGGGCGCCAACACCGACAACATGACCATCAAGAACTCCCGTATCCGTGACACGTTCGCCGACGGCATCAACATGACGAACGGTTCCACGGACAACCACGTCGTCAACAACGACGCCCGGGCCACGGGCGACGACAGCTTCGCGCTGTTCTCGGCGATCGACGCCGGCGGCGCCGACGAGAAGAACAACCTCTACGAGAACCTGACGTCGACGCTCACCTGGAGAGCGGCCGGTATCGCCGTCTACGGCGGCTACGCCAACACCTTCCGCAACATCCGTGTCGCCGACACCCTGGTCTACTCCGGCATCACGATCTCCTCGCTGGACTTCGGCTACCCGATGAACGGTTTCGGGACCGACCCCACGACGATCGAGAACGTCTCCCTGGACAGGACGGGCGGCCACTTCTGGGGCTCGCAGGTCTTCCCCGCCATCTGGGCGTTCTCCGCCTCCAAGGTCTTCCAGGGGATACGGGTCAACGACGTCGACATCGACGACTCCACGTATGGAGGCGTGATGTTCCAGACCAACTACGTCGGTGGCCAACCGCAGTTCCCGGTGAAGGACACGATCTTCACCGACATCTCCATCACCAACTCCAAGAAGAGCGGGGACGCCTTCGACGCCAAGTCCGGATTCGGCATCTGGGCCAACGAGCTGCCGGAGCCGGGTCAGGGTCCCGCCGTCGGTGAAGCCACCTTCCGCAACCTGCGGATGAGCGGCAACGCGCAGGACGTCCGCAACACGACCAGCACGTTCAAGATCAACATCGAGTGA
- a CDS encoding MMPL family transporter produces MSITPRRALWLIPVVLLVAWLGIGGTLGPYAGRLGEVATNDQAAFLPRSAESTKVVSEQHTFQQDETLPAIVVWTVDGENSVQGARRTAATRALASLAGTPGVVGQASPALPSGDGKALEGVVQLRPDLGDKLPDTLDRVRTAADRVPATTARIAGPAASQADLSDAFAGIDGLLLGVALATVLVILLLVYRSVLLPFVIILGAVFALGLACAVVYVLADHDVVRVDGQVQGILSILVIGAATDYALLFTARFREELALHDDRFTAVRAALRQSWGAIVASAGTVALGLLALLLSDLTNNRALGPVGAIGVVCAVLSTLTFLPAVLVLLGRAAYWPARPSPTGDAGAGSGVWRRVADLVDRAPRKVWAIALAGLLACAAFAPTLTAKGVPLDEIFVNDAPSVAAQQTLSKHFPGGSGNPAVIIADADRVTQVTTAARTTDGVASAAAVTESGRPGGEDPKIVDGRVRIDVTLRAAADSDTAKDTVARLRDAVHAVPDASALVGGYTAQQYDTRQTAERDRTLIVPVVLAIILVILAGLLRSLLMPLLLVATVALNFAATLGISSLVFRHVFGFTGTDASVPLYGFVFLVALGVDYNIFLMSRVREESLRHGVRQGVLRGLVATGGVITSAGVVLAATFAALGVIPLAFLVQIAFIVAFGVLLDTVVVRSLLVPALVRDIGRRAWWPGALSRETAPCPTRPSATTRGGQVPRSAVHPPRTFT; encoded by the coding sequence ATGTCCATCACCCCACGACGGGCCCTGTGGCTGATCCCCGTCGTCCTGCTCGTCGCCTGGCTCGGCATCGGGGGGACCCTCGGCCCCTACGCCGGCAGGCTCGGTGAGGTCGCCACCAACGACCAGGCCGCCTTCCTGCCGCGCAGCGCCGAGTCCACCAAGGTGGTCTCCGAGCAGCACACCTTCCAGCAGGACGAGACCCTGCCCGCGATCGTCGTGTGGACCGTGGACGGCGAGAACTCGGTGCAGGGGGCGCGCCGGACAGCGGCGACCCGCGCCCTGGCCTCCCTCGCCGGTACACCCGGCGTCGTCGGCCAGGCCTCTCCCGCTCTGCCGTCGGGCGACGGCAAGGCACTCGAGGGCGTCGTCCAGCTCCGGCCCGATCTCGGCGACAAGCTGCCCGACACCCTCGACCGCGTCCGGACAGCCGCCGACCGCGTCCCTGCAACGACGGCACGCATCGCCGGACCCGCCGCCAGCCAGGCCGACCTCTCCGACGCCTTCGCCGGCATCGACGGCCTGTTGCTCGGCGTGGCCCTCGCGACCGTCCTGGTCATCCTGCTGCTCGTGTACCGCAGCGTGCTGCTGCCCTTCGTCATCATCCTCGGCGCGGTTTTCGCGCTCGGCCTGGCCTGCGCCGTTGTCTATGTCCTCGCCGACCACGACGTCGTCCGGGTGGACGGCCAGGTGCAGGGCATCCTCTCCATCCTCGTGATCGGCGCGGCCACCGACTACGCCCTCCTGTTCACCGCCCGCTTCCGTGAGGAACTCGCCCTGCACGACGACCGGTTCACCGCCGTCCGGGCGGCGCTGCGGCAGTCGTGGGGCGCAATCGTCGCGAGCGCCGGGACCGTCGCCCTCGGTCTGCTCGCCCTGCTGCTCAGCGACCTGACGAACAACCGGGCGCTCGGACCGGTCGGCGCCATCGGCGTCGTCTGCGCCGTACTGAGCACGCTCACCTTCCTGCCGGCCGTCCTGGTCCTCCTCGGCCGTGCCGCCTACTGGCCGGCCCGTCCCAGCCCGACCGGGGACGCCGGGGCCGGCAGCGGAGTCTGGCGCCGGGTCGCGGACCTGGTGGACCGCGCACCCCGCAAGGTCTGGGCGATCGCCCTCGCCGGCCTCCTCGCCTGCGCGGCCTTCGCACCCACCCTCACCGCGAAGGGCGTCCCCCTCGACGAGATCTTCGTCAACGACGCCCCCTCCGTCGCCGCCCAGCAGACCCTCTCGAAGCACTTCCCCGGCGGCTCCGGGAACCCCGCCGTGATCATCGCCGACGCCGACCGCGTCACCCAGGTGACCACCGCGGCGCGCACCACGGACGGCGTCGCCTCGGCCGCCGCGGTGACGGAGTCCGGACGGCCCGGCGGGGAAGACCCCAAGATCGTCGACGGCCGGGTACGCATCGACGTCACCCTGAGGGCCGCCGCCGACAGCGACACGGCCAAGGACACTGTCGCCCGGCTGCGCGACGCCGTCCACGCCGTGCCGGACGCCAGCGCGCTCGTGGGCGGTTACACGGCCCAGCAGTACGACACCCGGCAGACCGCCGAACGCGACCGCACCCTCATCGTCCCTGTGGTCCTCGCCATCATCCTGGTCATCCTGGCGGGCCTGCTGCGCTCATTGCTGATGCCGCTGCTGCTGGTGGCCACGGTGGCGCTCAACTTCGCCGCCACGCTCGGTATTTCGTCGCTCGTGTTCCGGCACGTCTTCGGCTTCACCGGCACCGACGCGTCCGTGCCGCTGTACGGCTTCGTCTTCCTCGTCGCTCTCGGTGTCGACTACAACATCTTCCTGATGTCCCGGGTCCGTGAGGAGTCACTGCGCCACGGAGTGCGCCAAGGGGTGCTGCGCGGACTCGTCGCCACCGGCGGGGTGATCACCTCGGCGGGCGTCGTCCTCGCCGCGACCTTCGCGGCCCTCGGCGTCATCCCGCTGGCCTTCCTGGTGCAGATCGCCTTCATCGTCGCGTTCGGCGTCCTGCTCGACACCGTGGTGGTGCGCTCCCTGCTGGTGCCCGCGCTCGTCCGCGACATCGGCCGCCGCGCGTGGTGGCCGGGGGCGCTGAGCCGCGAAACGGCGCCGTGCCCCACCAGGCCGAGCGCGACCACGCGGGGCGGGCAGGTCCCGCGTTCCGCGGTGCACCCTCCCCGGACCTTCACATGA
- a CDS encoding LacI family DNA-binding transcriptional regulator, translating to MATNRRPTLADVAREVGVSAKTVSRVLNEDGPASAQTREQVLSAVAKLGFQPNLMARNIRVGGPDTTIGLVIPDLANPFFGAVARAIEDTVRERGLTLLMGSSADDPERERALTDKFLARRVSILIVVPSVGADHSHLKSHRTAGLPVIFLDRPGVGLTTDSIVSSNRAGAHDGVAHLITHGHRRIGFVGDLPMKLYTRRERLVGYRSALQEADIPYDRSLVANAHDQQGAGAATSQLLGLANPPTALFAGNNIMALGIVAELARNERKDVAFVAFDEVPLAEALEPALTVVAQDAEELGRTAATTALTRLDGDRSRARTITVPTRLIVRGSGELPVPALRDA from the coding sequence ATGGCAACCAACCGCCGCCCCACCCTGGCCGACGTCGCCCGCGAAGTAGGAGTCAGCGCCAAGACGGTCTCCCGAGTCCTCAACGAGGACGGACCCGCCTCCGCGCAGACCAGGGAACAGGTGCTGTCCGCAGTGGCCAAGCTCGGCTTCCAGCCGAACCTCATGGCCCGCAACATCCGCGTCGGCGGCCCGGACACCACCATCGGCCTGGTCATCCCCGACCTCGCCAACCCCTTCTTCGGAGCGGTGGCACGCGCCATCGAAGACACCGTCCGCGAGCGCGGCCTGACCCTGCTCATGGGCTCCTCCGCCGACGACCCAGAGCGCGAACGCGCCCTGACGGACAAATTCCTCGCCCGCCGCGTCAGCATCCTGATCGTCGTCCCTTCCGTCGGCGCCGACCACTCGCACCTCAAGTCCCACCGTACGGCGGGACTGCCTGTGATCTTCCTTGACCGCCCCGGAGTGGGCCTGACCACGGACAGCATCGTCAGCTCCAACCGGGCAGGAGCCCACGACGGCGTCGCCCACCTCATCACCCACGGACACCGGCGCATCGGCTTCGTCGGCGACCTGCCCATGAAGCTGTACACCCGCCGCGAACGTCTGGTCGGCTACCGCTCGGCGCTGCAGGAAGCCGACATCCCCTACGACCGCTCGCTGGTCGCCAATGCCCACGACCAGCAAGGGGCCGGGGCCGCGACCTCCCAGCTCCTCGGCCTGGCCAATCCGCCCACGGCCCTGTTCGCCGGCAACAACATCATGGCGCTGGGCATCGTCGCCGAACTGGCCCGCAACGAGCGCAAGGACGTCGCCTTCGTCGCCTTCGACGAGGTGCCGCTCGCCGAGGCACTCGAGCCGGCTCTTACGGTCGTCGCCCAGGACGCGGAAGAACTCGGCAGAACAGCAGCGACCACCGCGCTGACCCGCCTGGACGGGGACCGCAGTCGAGCCCGCACCATCACCGTTCCCACCCGGCTGATCGTCCGGGGTTCGGGCGAACTCCCTGTCCCCGCGCTGCGGGACGCGTGA
- a CDS encoding Imm21 family immunity protein, with protein MTASRNVARHARADLAWVQSMGGPLIVIPVSALDHWGGCTEDGVIVGGTDVPDDYDRACDVEGWAGIIAVGTEGSGLVLADEPATTCYLPEQNVFLRWLAADSDAELLEAAKAVMEDSATDWEDCGVWETDGAAVLLDSAVAGADLAVECPDQGGLPEQAQVSVPAGRWSVRAFHKTGDFPWVGIVQLLPA; from the coding sequence ATGACCGCATCTCGCAACGTCGCTCGTCACGCCCGTGCCGATCTCGCTTGGGTGCAGTCGATGGGTGGCCCATTGATCGTCATCCCGGTCTCTGCGCTGGACCATTGGGGCGGATGCACGGAAGACGGCGTGATCGTCGGCGGCACCGACGTTCCCGATGACTACGACCGTGCCTGTGACGTGGAGGGCTGGGCTGGGATCATCGCGGTCGGCACCGAGGGATCCGGGCTGGTGCTGGCCGACGAGCCCGCCACGACCTGCTACCTCCCTGAGCAGAACGTCTTCCTACGGTGGCTTGCCGCCGACTCTGATGCCGAGCTGCTTGAAGCTGCCAAGGCCGTCATGGAGGACTCCGCAACCGACTGGGAAGACTGTGGGGTCTGGGAGACCGATGGGGCAGCGGTTCTCCTGGACTCCGCTGTAGCCGGAGCTGACCTGGCCGTGGAGTGCCCGGATCAGGGAGGCTTGCCGGAACAGGCCCAAGTTTCCGTGCCGGCGGGACGCTGGAGCGTTCGTGCATTTCACAAGACGGGCGACTTTCCATGGGTGGGGATCGTCCAGCTCCTTCCTGCGTAA
- a CDS encoding PASTA domain-containing protein: MGVIHGESFMHHVRPRPVRLAALRVATLLLALGPLVACQDDDGGSTAPATVSPTSHGKPSPTAAKGIVPDLTGLTVADARNRLAELDYGMAFTDDSEIGDDSLEVTAQSPAPHSTLKPGATVTITVPGD; encoded by the coding sequence ATGGGCGTCATTCACGGGGAGTCCTTCATGCACCACGTCCGCCCTCGTCCTGTCCGCCTCGCCGCCCTCCGCGTCGCCACGCTGCTGCTCGCGCTCGGCCCACTGGTCGCCTGTCAGGACGACGACGGCGGCTCGACAGCACCGGCCACGGTCTCCCCGACGTCCCACGGCAAGCCGAGCCCCACCGCCGCGAAGGGCATCGTTCCCGACCTCACCGGACTGACCGTCGCCGACGCACGCAACCGACTCGCCGAGCTGGACTACGGCATGGCCTTCACCGACGACTCCGAGATCGGTGACGACTCCCTCGAGGTGACCGCCCAGTCCCCGGCCCCCCACTCCACACTGAAGCCGGGTGCGACCGTGACCATCACCGTCCCCGGCGACTGA
- a CDS encoding cytochrome C oxidase subunit I, with product MSDLLRPGPDGELGNAAEGYLLWHATVTEAERRAREFAEAMDWLTTSQREEIERCYVADSLKRARKDIERIAARCLELRAEYEHRYRSLRRRCVGLALTICAASTAAVTLLLLM from the coding sequence GTGAGCGATCTGCTGCGGCCTGGACCTGACGGCGAACTGGGCAACGCGGCGGAGGGATACCTGCTCTGGCACGCCACCGTCACGGAAGCCGAGCGACGCGCCCGTGAGTTCGCCGAAGCCATGGACTGGCTGACCACGTCACAGCGGGAAGAGATCGAGCGGTGCTATGTCGCCGACAGCCTGAAACGTGCTCGCAAGGACATCGAACGGATCGCGGCCCGATGCCTCGAACTGCGTGCCGAGTACGAACACCGATACCGAAGTCTGCGGAGACGCTGCGTAGGGCTGGCCCTGACCATCTGCGCCGCATCCACGGCGGCCGTCACCCTGTTGCTGCTCATGTGA
- a CDS encoding MarR family winged helix-turn-helix transcriptional regulator: protein MARADNPDDRAGEQDPGGGPERERTAPTGLQAFAVQLRRMNGEVNRVVHGFAAEHGLHATDVQALAAILDAPEPLTPGRLREHLGLTSGAVTACLDRLERAGHIRRVRESPDRRVVHLHWVPDAKSAARAHFRPLAEVTASVRSGFSEDELSVVLRFLTAMNEQLAGVRSPGR from the coding sequence GTGGCCAGAGCAGATAACCCCGACGACCGGGCGGGTGAGCAGGACCCCGGTGGGGGACCGGAGCGCGAGCGCACCGCGCCGACGGGCCTCCAGGCCTTCGCCGTGCAGCTCCGCCGGATGAACGGCGAGGTCAACCGGGTGGTGCACGGCTTCGCCGCCGAACACGGACTGCACGCCACGGACGTCCAGGCACTCGCCGCGATCCTCGATGCTCCCGAGCCGCTCACCCCTGGCAGGCTCAGGGAACACCTCGGGCTCACCTCGGGTGCCGTCACGGCCTGCCTGGACCGGCTCGAACGCGCGGGCCACATCCGGCGCGTCAGGGAGAGCCCCGACCGCAGAGTGGTCCACCTGCACTGGGTGCCCGACGCCAAGTCGGCGGCCCGCGCCCACTTCCGGCCGCTCGCCGAGGTCACCGCGAGTGTCCGGTCAGGCTTCAGCGAGGACGAACTGTCGGTGGTCCTGCGTTTCCTGACGGCCATGAACGAACAGCTGGCCGGGGTGCGGTCCCCCGGGCGCTGA
- a CDS encoding CdaR family transcriptional regulator codes for MAGLPELTERLMTLLREREPAYRAAMEVDAESVRDEVRRSLRLNVESLIRPGELREAARRCSWAIGRARADRGLPLDALLRAFRLGGGMVWQELVDETTRRQPSDARLLVHVAADVWNFVDDHCAVVAEAYRQTERELMWRRENRLRLMTAALLDGTARIADLPATAAALGLPEQGRYAVVLARLPSGRTFADAWGQVHLSGLRVLWYRDRDRDGGGSYGIVLLAGHPHDEGEPGHGHESGLLDTGPEPMAAAGGSPGADVTRDEERLRAYGRDVDAGEIARRLTAPPVARIGVSPVVEGLAAIGDARRLADTALRACPRAGGTVVLEEHLPAALVVSAPVLGAALAERVLGPLLRLDPSDRDVMLETLTAWLACDGSAQRAAGRLYCHRNTVLNRLRRCEHLTSRSLSRPSDVVELSLALAAHSLLDP; via the coding sequence ATGGCGGGGCTGCCCGAACTCACCGAACGCCTGATGACCCTGCTGCGGGAGCGTGAGCCCGCGTACCGCGCCGCCATGGAGGTCGACGCGGAGAGCGTGCGCGACGAGGTGCGGCGTTCGCTGCGGCTCAACGTCGAATCGCTGATCCGGCCCGGCGAACTGCGCGAGGCGGCCCGTCGCTGCTCCTGGGCCATCGGCAGGGCACGAGCCGATCGAGGGCTCCCGCTGGACGCCCTGCTGCGCGCGTTCCGGCTGGGCGGCGGCATGGTCTGGCAGGAACTCGTCGACGAGACGACCCGCCGTCAGCCCTCCGACGCGCGTCTGCTCGTCCATGTCGCCGCCGACGTCTGGAACTTCGTCGACGACCACTGTGCCGTCGTGGCCGAGGCCTACCGTCAGACGGAACGCGAGCTGATGTGGCGCCGGGAGAACCGGCTGCGGCTGATGACGGCCGCGCTGCTCGACGGCACCGCGCGGATCGCCGACCTGCCCGCCACCGCGGCCGCCCTGGGCCTTCCCGAGCAGGGGCGGTACGCGGTCGTGCTGGCCCGCCTGCCCTCCGGGCGGACGTTCGCCGACGCGTGGGGGCAGGTCCACCTGTCCGGCCTGCGGGTTCTCTGGTACCGCGACCGTGACCGGGACGGCGGCGGAAGCTACGGCATCGTCCTGCTCGCCGGCCACCCCCACGACGAGGGCGAACCCGGTCACGGTCACGAGAGCGGTCTCCTCGACACCGGCCCCGAGCCGATGGCTGCGGCCGGAGGCAGTCCGGGCGCCGACGTCACCCGGGACGAGGAGCGTCTCCGGGCGTACGGGCGGGACGTGGACGCCGGGGAGATCGCCCGCCGGCTGACCGCCCCGCCCGTGGCCCGGATCGGGGTGAGCCCGGTGGTGGAGGGTCTCGCGGCGATCGGTGATGCCCGGCGCCTGGCGGACACGGCGCTGCGGGCCTGCCCGCGGGCCGGGGGAACCGTCGTGCTGGAGGAGCACCTGCCCGCGGCGCTCGTCGTCTCCGCCCCGGTCCTCGGGGCGGCGCTCGCCGAGCGGGTGCTCGGGCCGCTGCTGCGATTGGACCCGTCCGACCGGGACGTCATGCTGGAGACCCTCACGGCCTGGCTCGCCTGCGACGGTTCCGCCCAACGGGCCGCCGGCCGGCTCTACTGTCACCGCAACACGGTCCTGAACCGGCTGCGCCGTTGCGAGCATCTCACCAGCCGCTCGCTGAGCCGGCCGTCCGACGTCGTGGAGCTGTCGCTCGCCCTCGCCGCCCACAGCCTCCTCGACCCCTGA